GAGGGCCCGACGAGCATCAGGAGCTCGCCGCGACGCACGTCGAGATCGACGCCACGCAATGCCGTCACCTGCGCCTCGCCGGATCCGTACGTCTTGGTGACTCCCCGGCATCGAACGGCCACGTCCTGAAGTGCTGCTTCCATGTCCTACCCCTTGAAGACGATCGCGGGCTCGAGCCGCATGACCTTCCAGATGCTGAGCAGCGCCGCGAGCATGCAGATGAGCGCCACCGCGCCGGCGCTCACCAAGAGGAGCTGCCACGGCATGCGGAACGCGAGCTCGCTGTTGCGGGCGGCAAAGCCCATTGCCGAGGCCGCGCCGACGCCGAGCCCGTAGCCGATGGATCCAACGACAACGGCCTGGAGCAGGATCATGCGCAGCAGGGTTCCGTTCCCCGCCCCCATCGCCTTCAGCGCGCCGAACTGCCGGATGCTCTCGAGGGTGAAGTTGTAGAAGGTTTGCCCGGCTACGGCGGTTCCGACGATGAAGCCGAGCACCACAGCGATCCCGAAGTTGATGGGAATGCCCGTGTATCGGAGGAAGTAGTTGACGGTGAGCTGCTTGAAGCCGTCGCTCGTGTAGGCAGAGAGCCCTGTCGTGCGCTGAATCCGCGCACAGAGCTCGTCGAGATCCTGGCCGGGCTTCGCCTTCACGAGGACGAACGACAGGAGCCGGCGCTCCGGCGGAGCGATCGTGAGCGCACGCAGGTAGGTCGTGTAGACGACGGGCTGGGACTGGAAGGTGCGCGTGTTCCGCGAGATTCCGACGACGATGGCACGATGGTCGTTGATCTCCAGCACGTCGCCGATCGCGAGCGATGTCTTGGGTCCGCCCGGAAGTGCGGGCGGCTTCGCGAGCTTGTCGGTCGCTCCCACGAGGTCGACGATGACGCCGTCGGCGCGGCGGAGATCGGCGATCTGGCCCTGCACCATCTCGGGCGGTCCGCCAACCAAGGTCGCGTCGTCGAGCCCGACGACGTTCACGCTCTGGAAGTTGCCGTCCGCGAGGCGCGCCTTCAGCAGGCCCTTGTAGAGCGGCACCGCCCACTCGACGCCCTCCACACCGCGCACGCGCAGCAGCTGCGTGTCCTGCATCGGCTTGATGTCGTCGACGAACTGCACCTTCGGATCCATCACCCAGATGTCAGGCTGCCCGAGGTCCGTGATCGCGCCGTACGTCCGTGTCATCAGGCCGACGAAGATCGCGGTCTGCTGGGTGATGAGCAGCGACGCGAAGGTGATCCCCATGATGATTCCGAGGTACTTGGCGCGGTCGCCGACCAGCATCTTGAGGGCGACGAAGTTCATCGAGTCAGCCTCCTTCGCCGTGCCCCGCGACGATCTCGTCGCGGATCGCCGTCGTGAGAACGCCGGTTGCGAGGATGTCGACGCCCGCGCGATGCATCTGGGTAAGCAGCGCTTTGCCGGCCGCATCGACGAAGCAAACGTCGACGAGCTCGATCCGGAAGGCAGCGTCGTTGCTCGCCTCGCGCGTCCGCTGCCAGCATTCGCTCAGCTCGTCGACCCAGGGGCCTTGGAGGCGGCCCTCGAGCCGGAGCACGACGGTGTCGCTTTGGCGTTGGCTCGTGATGCGAAGCATGCCCGCTCGGCATCGCAAGGCGCGTGCCGGGCGCGGGCGCTTGCGACACGCCGCTGGGAAGCGCCGCGTGGCCCCGGTGCCGGTTTCCGTGCCCGGATCCGGCACGTTCGCCGGATCCATTCAGCACGCGTGGCGTCGCGTCGTCTCCGTGCGAGACACCGCCTGCTGGCCACGCAGGTCCACTCCTCGCGCTGGCCTCTCGGTTGTCGCCATCGAGGCGCGGTTCGACTCTCGAGCCGCTTGCGGCTCGAGCTGATCGGCGAGCCGTCCTGGACTCGACGAGAGTTGGATCTCCAGCGCGTCGAGCGTGGGCGCGTTGCCGAACGCCTTCCGCGGGTGCCGCCGCGCGGAGCGCTATTCGTCCGGACTGAAGAGCCCTGCGTGTCCCCAACCGTTGCCGGCTCCCATCACGTATCGCTCGGTTGTCCAGTTGGCCGGATCGATCGACCGCAGCTGCCAGCCGTATTCGAAGAGCCACCGGGAGGGACTGCGAAAGTAGAAGGACAGCCCCCGGTCGTCGGGATGCCGGCCCAGCGACGACTTCGTGATCTTCCGCTCGAGGCACAGGTCGTAGCTCGTCCCGACGTCGTCGAGCGAGTTCGTTTCGATCATGAGGTGC
The nucleotide sequence above comes from Candidatus Eisenbacteria bacterium. Encoded proteins:
- a CDS encoding ABC transporter ATP-binding protein, which produces MEAALQDVAVRCRGVTKTYGSGEAQVTALRGVDLDVRRGELLMLVGPS
- a CDS encoding ABC transporter permease, whose translation is MNFVALKMLVGDRAKYLGIIMGITFASLLITQQTAIFVGLMTRTYGAITDLGQPDIWVMDPKVQFVDDIKPMQDTQLLRVRGVEGVEWAVPLYKGLLKARLADGNFQSVNVVGLDDATLVGGPPEMVQGQIADLRRADGVIVDLVGATDKLAKPPALPGGPKTSLAIGDVLEINDHRAIVVGISRNTRTFQSQPVVYTTYLRALTIAPPERRLLSFVLVKAKPGQDLDELCARIQRTTGLSAYTSDGFKQLTVNYFLRYTGIPINFGIAVVLGFIVGTAVAGQTFYNFTLESIRQFGALKAMGAGNGTLLRMILLQAVVVGSIGYGLGVGAASAMGFAARNSELAFRMPWQLLLVSAGAVALICMLAALLSIWKVMRLEPAIVFKG